The following proteins come from a genomic window of candidate division KSB1 bacterium:
- a CDS encoding zinc ribbon domain-containing protein translates to MPTYEFVCSSCGQRFELFLSIRQREQAEYLRCPSCGSEKTSQLFTEVMFYSRGGTGSRTSSGRSCSGPCPPTCKCG, encoded by the coding sequence GTGCCGACCTATGAGTTCGTGTGTTCGAGCTGCGGGCAACGTTTCGAGCTTTTCCTGAGCATCCGTCAAAGAGAACAGGCCGAGTACCTCCGTTGCCCATCCTGCGGCAGCGAGAAGACTTCCCAGCTCTTCACAGAGGTAATGTTTTACTCGCGGGGTGGTACAGGTTCGCGAACCTCGTCGGGGAGGTCGTGCAGTGGGCCCTGTCCGCCGACCTGCAAGTGCGGATGA
- a CDS encoding MBL fold metallo-hydrolase → MGLGFEALSVGLLETNCYLIWDELSSQALILDPGDEAMRIARRARELGLSVVAVAITHGHVDHAGAAGSLAELFGVPVLVHPADLDLLQAMPFQASMFGLPEPDPIPETAPLRDGDRVVLGRSVLEVRHTPGHSAGSVSLLSQDGRKAWVGDLIFQGAVGRTDLPGGSVAALRDSLRSVILSLPDDWVLCPGHGPLTTVGEERSANPFVHELGG, encoded by the coding sequence ATGGGATTGGGTTTCGAAGCCTTGTCCGTGGGGCTCCTCGAGACGAATTGCTATCTGATCTGGGATGAGTTGTCTTCGCAGGCGCTTATCCTCGACCCGGGAGACGAAGCGATGAGGATTGCCCGCCGCGCGAGGGAGCTGGGCCTTTCCGTTGTCGCGGTAGCGATTACGCACGGCCACGTGGACCATGCTGGGGCAGCAGGCTCCCTCGCAGAGCTCTTCGGCGTCCCTGTGCTGGTTCATCCCGCGGATCTGGACCTCCTCCAGGCCATGCCGTTTCAGGCCAGCATGTTCGGCTTGCCGGAACCGGATCCCATTCCCGAGACCGCGCCTTTGCGGGACGGTGACCGGGTTGTGCTCGGCCGCTCGGTACTCGAGGTCCGGCACACCCCGGGCCACAGTGCTGGGAGCGTGTCCCTTCTATCCCAAGACGGACGAAAGGCCTGGGTCGGAGATCTCATCTTCCAGGGGGCGGTAGGCCGGACGGACCTTCCTGGAGGGTCGGTGGCAGCGCTCCGGGACTCGCTGCGGAGTGTCATTCTCTCTTTACCTGACGATTGGGTACTGTGTCCAGGCCACGGTCCCCTTACGACGGTGGGAGAGGAAAGGAGCGCCAACCCGTTTGTGCACGAGCTGGGCGGATAG